The stretch of DNA CGGCTGGCACGGCCCCAGAGGGCCGTGCCGTGTCGGGTAGCTGCCTCTTCTTGGCCCGGCACAGCCCAGGCCCGTTCGGGCCATGCCGTGCCGGGCAGCAAGGTGGCCCAGCAAGGCTCAAAGAGtcgggccggcacggcccggcaccAATGCTACAATAGCAGTGTTGGGCGACAGCCCGGCCTGCAGTtggcccggcccgttttacacccttAGGCGCGGGCGACGTCAATCGGAGCTTTTGCGGTGAAGCGGCGTGCTTCGGCCATCCCGACCTTTTAAGTTTGCAGACACCTTCAGAAAATCAGCTCAAAAGGGACCAACATATATCAGACTTTCGGCCCGATATAATCTTCCTTTATGGGACTGTTCTTAAGACCAGCCCAAGAAGACGCTAATTGGATTGCGGTGCGAAATTGAAACTTGGGCCATATGTTGGGGTGTAATGCAAACCCAAAAATATAACACTTAGAAGGAGTAGGCTGCGAGTGCTCAAATGTGGGCCACATAAAAGTCATAACGCGTAGTCGTGctcttaatattatttttttctaaaattgtaTGGGATAAAATAAATAGCGATATTAGAAAAGGAGAAGGTTGTACAGTTTCAGATCATACTGTAAATACAAGAGGATCGGCATGATGGACTCTCTAGTGTTTTTAATTCAGTCCGTTCAATTCTAACATCTAGAGTGtagttcataatttttttcttttttatttgagaagGATATATTAAGTTCGAAAAGATTAACACTAAGCTAATTCGGCTAACacttatatatttcttaattcGTTTCAAGGAAAACTCAAAGGGAGTTTGTTCAAAGCAGTTGTGGGTGCACCTTTCTTCTACGTTAGGTACCATCTTAGTTACACCCGGCAAAATTATTCAACCTAGCTAGTGCCTACGTACTATGCGTGTTAAGGCATGGTTCGATATTGTAGtgactaaaaatattatttttataacataaaaaactcctaattaatcataaataaatgTCGGATTTGGAGACCATGCTATTTATTCCACTGGAGATCCCCTAGATAGCACAGTAGTATGTGTCCACTAATTATGCTCACGACTCACAAAGTGATTCAGCACTTTGCCTCTCGGGTGTTCAATTCAACTGTTCATTAATAAAGGCACGCGTGACTCAGCACTTTGTCCCCCTTAACCCTTTTGTGACACGTGTCACATTCTGTACAATATGAGCACGTAGAAAAATCTCTCTATATTCCgcaattaataaagaaaaaaaattagagtaaaACGCAACGTGTTTACCTATCCgctttattataatatatatataagtgaacGAGAACGAGACACTCACTTTAGAACTAGCCTAGAGGTTTCTGGTTCAAGTTCGACTTGTCCAACTATGAGACTGCGAGATTTCTAGAGATTGGAAAATATTATATGGAACTGTGTAGGGGGGTAAAACAAGGTGCAATGAGTAAGGTGCTAAAAATAAGTTACTAGATTCCAATCAAGAGTTGATCTTTCTAGAATTCCTCTCCCGTGCGctttaatttcatacatatacattttaaatttccaAATTTTGTATGAATCAATCCACTTAAAAACCCAAAtccagaatatatatatatatatatatatatatatatatatatattatatatatatatatatatatatatatatatatatatatatatataaattaggctggaatactattaatcgtaaaacgctctttttgctatcaaatttttaaccattgatgaaaaattatagggtcaggagGATATTAgtcgttagagttgagtggctcctctagggttgagtggtttctcactaggttatagtatttaaccaatggttagaaataatgaaaagattgatcaaaaggctaaaaaattagtagcaacaatgaaattttgttattaatagtagccccgtccaactatatatatatatatatatatatatatattatatatatatatatatatgctattttttttaagaaaaatagcagcctatctgtttcattcattaaatgTATAAATTAGGTTACAGGAGTGAGGCAACCCGGGCCTCAATGTATATGCTATTAATCGCACAAAAAGTTGGCATGGGCTTTTAGTGTAATTTTAAGTCATACAtgctttaaaatttagaagatttgttggattttaagttaaaaaataaaggcCGGCCAAAAATCTGAACCACTCGTTTATGAAACGAAGGATCGGTGAATGCCACAACGTGATGAGATGATCATCACCCGTTGGTCAAATTCTAACCGCCCACTGTTTGGTCACAACTGCTTCACGAAAttccatttttatttatttatttatttatacattattatattattcattCCCTTTGGAATTATCAATTGTAGgtttttctaataaaaactAGAGTTGGGCATAATTTTGTTAAGCTCGTGGAAAACATCTGACACAAATTTCACAAATTAACCTCATTTGGTATGCTATTGACatcgtaaaaattatattttaatcaatttattatattatatgcatCGTGATATTacctgtaaaataaataaattaattttcgcATCATACTTTATTATTACTGGTAATCTAATGTATctgtaattttaaatagaatCTTAGTTGATTGGAATTTTTTAAGGATCaacttttgaattaattttttttttttttttcaaaaaaagagcTTTGACTTTACAACCTGCACTTCGACAGcactaaatgaaataaacgaaacgagtaatgtgctatctatctctcttaaaaaaaaaaaaaaaaaaaaaaaaaaaaaaggaaaaataaacttATCCAGGGAGTAGTCACCAAGCAATACAGAAACGGTTACGTGTCGTCGAGAGCAAACTATGCGATTCTGAACCGCATATTCAAAAAAGCATCTTTCCCTTTAAAACGAGCATCCCATAACAAGCATCGCATACGAAACCACCCCCCCGCTCACGTGCCCCCCACGTGCCGCACATGGGCCGTACCCCATGGGCCCATGGGCCCTGTACCCCTAGAAATCAATCTCAGCCGCTCGATCTTCTACCAACGGCTCTAATAAATAGCACGAAATTCGTTCGcatggcaaattttttttttccaaaaaaagtcATTTCCCGGAATTTTCTCGGCCCCAATAAAGTAACTGGTGATGCATTATATTAGCCGTCTCACGAACCAGCAATGGGGatagatattatttattaattaatttaaatatgttTCTATTGCAAGCATTTTAACTCCCAAACATCTACTTTTTTAGTAGTTTGAAggtataaagtttaaattaaaaagtttagggactaagTCGTCGTAATGGAATACTACAGGGATCATCCATACATTTGACCCCAGTATTAAAGGACAAAACATTTCTCTGAATCCTCATTTGCTTTTTCACCCAATGAGAGGGAGTTTacagcaggtggagaaggagtATTTCTGGGACAAGAGGGAAGTTGAACAAAAACTCCTTTTAGAGCCCAAGATCAAATGGTTCAGATCAAGGAGTTGTATCCTGTTTAATTTGCATCTATTTTTCGCTGTATTTAGTTAAACAATCACCATGCCTTTTGTTTATCTGTGTAAGATCATATTGATCTTCTCTAGTTTGTGAATTATGATCAATCTAAGATGAGATTATTCttatttcatttcaatttttgTTACATTTGTGTGCACCTTGACGTGTTTTCCTCTTCGGGGGAATTTTTCGCCGCAAAGCCGAATTGTCATGCCTATGACTGTGGAAGAGGTGAgaggaaaattttatttaccaaGATTgtgattttgttgtttttttgatattacgaggcaaagtaaaataaatgaaatgatatGATATTTACTTTGATTTTGTGTAGTATGGGATGGGTCTAACGTACACCGTAATGAAGATGGAGCAGCAGAATACAAACAGCAAAGAAGGGGTGGAGATACTGCAAAATTCACCTTTTGAGGATCAGATGCTTGGAAAGGGCCAGTACACTTCCAAAGTTTATCATCTGCAGAGGTATTTTTAGATGGTTTTCCAATTTAATCATTAATCAAGCATGTAATCTTGTCTAATTCTAGATTGATAGCAGTTCATAATGGTATGCATCACTTGATGCTGAAACTTTTCTCAGATGTTCACAAATGAATATAAGGTGGTGCTTCATCAGTAAGTAGTGGAACAATTTGCGAATCAAATGGTGAAATTGCCTTTCATGAATCTGGGATTACTAGATTTTGGATCTAGAGTAATCAACTATGTCGAATTCAGATTGTGAAGAAAAATGATTTAACATACAAATTGCTACCAGATGCTAACAGATATTATGATTATGATATGAGGAAATGTGTTTTATGCTCTTTGTTGTTAATAAATTGGAGAGTTCGAACACAACCTCTTGCTATTCATGTTGTAACGAAGAAATTATATTTACGAAATATTCATCGCAGCAAAATCCCACCTTGGCTGAAAACTTTTGCTCCGCTGAGTGCTCTCACAGTGGAAGAGGAATCGTGGAGCGCATATCCCAAAAGCAAAACAGGTATGTACTTCACAGAGCAAAATTTTTACCACTAAAGGTTACTTAAGTTTAAAACGCAAGAACTTACGCTAAACTGTTTGGTCTCTGCCACCGTGAATTCGATCGTCGTGCAAACCAGTGATCAAGGTACTTACGCGTCCTGGGTATTTACGAACTGCTAAATTCTCTTCTCTCATCGTCGTCCTGATCATTTATCTCCTTTCCGTTATTGATTTATGCAGTGCCCATTTTTTACCAAGTGTTCTCTGACTATCGAAACTGTTAATAAGGCGGACAATGGTTGTTCTGAAAATGTAAGTACATTAGGCTCATTACCAACCATTATGAAAATCGCTTTAAGATAAAGGCATTCTAATAGTATAGGAAGACATATTACCAGGTCCATGGTTTGAATAAAGAGCAACTAGCTGCTAGGGAGGTGGAAATTATCGACATAGCATCGGTTTCGAAGGATTACTGGAGTAAAGTAATCGGCGCTAATAATGTGGATTTGACAACTTTCAAATCTGAAAGAACCGGTCGCGGTCCACTTCTGAAAGGATGGATGGTAATCACTTTTTCCCTATTACTTCCGACTTCTTGTATCCTTGCATTCAATACAGCAGCTCTAACACTCAGAAGGAAAAAGATTCATTGCGAAAATTTAGTGGTCGTATCATTTCTAACATATGCAATGCGTCATTGATTATTTGTAGGATTCGTGTCAACCGGTCATGACAACGTACAAATTGGTGATGATGGATGCTCCGATCTGGGGTATTCGTGACCGCTTGGAGGAATGCCTTATTACGGTATGTTTTGATCTCAATCGTTTGCATGCATATGCAATGTGGACAACTTTGAGAAGCAGTCAATAAAGAGTGTTCCTGTGATTTGCTTCATCAATTTATTTTACTTCCAATTAAGTAACAAGATACTTGATGCAAATGTTCGAGTCTTAGAATCTCCATTATGTGTActgtattttcaaatataaacaGATTATACTTGCTAAAACGTGCTGCCTTTTTCCTCGTCAGCAACATAATACTTCAGAATTTCACCTTCTGTTTGTGAGCAAAGTAGCATTCATATGGATTCCCGATGAGTTCTCAAATTCCTAGTCCAATTTGCCGTGGGCTGATCACATGTTACACTTCTGAATTCATCATGCTACGTTTCTGAAATATTTGAGATATCAGATTTTATCCATATCGACGATCTAAGGTTGCTTAGTTTTTTGTAGGGCGAGAGGGCATTATTTTTAGCATGCCACAAGCTCTGCTTTGCATGGATTGATGAGTGGTATGGAATGACCAAGGAACAACTATGCGAGTTGGAAAGACAAAAAGACTCGTTACTAAAGAAGGTAAGCGACTCATCTTTTGCACATGTCGTGTTCTCTCTTTTGCACAAAATTGTTCTGGTTTCAGCAAAAGAACTGAATCCAAATCGCCGAATTATTAAACATGTGAGCTTCTACAAGAAATTTGAGAATTCATTTTAGAGGAGTGCGTGATGTTAAAAGAACAGAGTTGCAGTtaattgttaaatatatatagatatttctATAGGCATGACAATCTTTTTATGCTTGTGTATGGAGAAGACTCTGCCCATATGTTGTTGCAGTTAGCTTGTGTATGCTTGTGAAATGGGTTGGCTCTGATCTTCGATATTTTGCTGATTGAAAACAGAGATTCCAAAAGTCGTCGAAGGTCGGGAGCAAGCGTGACAAAAGGAAAACCGCACAAGATAACACGGCCATGGTCGAAAGTTGTAAATAATTGATTACGAAATGCGTGTTTTAAATGGCCCTACTTCCTCTCCATTCCTTAGAAAGGGGGCGAAGGAGTGTTTCAAAAGGATGCAATGAAGATTCAGGAGGGCCAAGGTCACAGAAAACAGACTTAAAAAGCATATATTTCATTCAAGGTCTGTTTATAATGCCACCAACTTATTTCTATCAAAAAGAATAGATTGTTTATAACATTATCCCTAATCGAAAGTTACATTTCATGCTGTTATTTCTGGTTTGTATAGTTACCAAAGCCATGTTCTACTTTAATATAACTCTTCTAATTATACTTCTTCGgtatgtatataattttttagttatgTTGAATAGCTGCTGAATTGTGTGCACCAGAAACTAAACATCAAGGCTACTTCTACTGAGCTGATTTCCGCAAACAATCCTGTTTATAACTTTTGAGTGGAAGGTGTAGATAGAATAGTAAAAGCTGTTTACTTTTTGTTTAGTTCATATTGCGTACACAGCAAGATCACTATTCACATAGTAAAACTTGTCCAGAACCAATGCAACTTTGTTGTTAATAGCAAATGTTGCTCCATTAATGTCACTGCCCTCTTAGTGTAAAAGGTTTGTGTATATAATGATCTCAAATTCATGTAATGGAAAAAGgaaaatcttaaaatttcatGCTTCTTGAAAATATAATACATACTTAAATTTGAGCAATAAGTCATCAACAACAGAAAGATCATAAagtagaaaaagataaaaacaaaatgtTACAACAGTCCATCGTTCTCTTGTTTCCTGTGACTTTGATTCTACCGAAATGTTAACAAATAAACCAAACTAAAACTGCAACAGgggaaaaagggaaaagaaaaatggaaaagaaaagaaaaagtaaaacaaacCATTTGAGCGCTGATTTAACCACTCCTCCTGGAAAGTACTTCGAACACTGAATGCTCATCAATCCTCTTCAGCATTGACTACTACGATCCTTTTATACAAACATCAAAACTCACCATAGATATCCAAGCTTGCCTAGAACTGGAACCTGCTGGGCTGAGCCTTAGTCATCCGGGCCATCCCGAACGACTCGTCGTTCTCAACCATCTTAGCATTTCGATAGGCGGCGCACCCAACAACATAGAAGATGACAATGATGATGAGCACAACGATGTTGATAACAGAGACCTTGCGCCAGCTGTGGCGGATGGTGGCAAGGACCCCGGCCCTGCACGAGTCGCACTGGAAGCAAAGAACCTGCTGATCGTTGCTCCACCGCACGCAATCGGGGTCCGTCACCACCATCCCTGCACCCGCATTCCACAATGTCTCATTCACGTACGTGTAGCCGCAGGATGTTGGTGGCTTGCAGCACCCAGACTGCATCGTCAATGACCAAGTAACAAATTAACTTTTCAACTAATATGTGCTCAGTTAAACTCTCAAACTGAACTCATAACTGCAGAAGAGATCAAacaatggattttttttttttttttttccctttgagagagaaaataataaggCCAAACAAAGATTCAGAAAAATTGCCAGTGCTACTGTTAAGCTCAAACCTTACCATAATTCCCCTTCCTCATTCCAATCATCATAAATATGGTGATACCAGAGAAAGAAGAGCCAATCGAGAAGCTCCATAAAACGAAACTTCACAATGCAATTCAATACGACTTGAACCCTGTAGAAAACGGTTCTCACCTTTTGTCTCATAGAATACCGAGTAAATGAAGAGGAGCTTGCACGGAACTATTTTGTTATTCATTAAGGCTATCGCATCAAAGGCTATCTACAGATGGTAAATTGGTTGGTCTCTATGCAGCACCTTCATAACTAAAAAGGTGTTTGTATGCAATGAGGTCTTAACTCTTCCAAAATGACCTTTTTAACATAAATCAACAGCTAAACTTCCACTTAAGAAGCATCTTTCAACCATAAACTTATGACGAAGTAACACAAATAACCATTTTATATAAATCCCTTGGACATGAACATGTCTAATCAGAGAAATTATTGTTCAGAACATTTAAATGGGTTTTTTTTTCATGTCATTAGTTGTGAAGGTAGGAAACAAGATCGAAACCAAAAGTACGAAAAAAGGACCAGAGAAATTATGGTTAGGCACCAGGAGATGTAGCAGGGAGTTGGGAACAGGAATCAAAACATGTCTACTGGGTCTATCCAACCAATTACAAAGTATGATTACTATTACCCAATTAGTCCTTGGCCCTTCCATGTGGCCCATTCCAATTGGTTCAACTGTCCTATTTAACCTTTAATGGGTTAGTGGGGTGCCACCATTAATAGTATGGAGAAAGACCTCATTCCTCAATCATGCAGCTATTTGTGGTCCTTCCTTCTAATTTCTCACATAAAGGGCAGAAAAGGACCTCTCCTCAATCACTCTGTCATATGGTTCATTGCCGCTTATCTCTGAGGACctccttttttttggttcacTACTCACAAAAGTGGAAAAAGACTAGGGGCTTAATGCTGAACATACTTTTTCCTGCTCGGTTGTGGCTATTTCCCCTCGGAAGGGCTACCATGCAGAGTTTATTCAATTCAGCAAAGTATCACAAGTCATTAGAAAGTAAACATACAGCAGTATCAAACagataaattattagattaaggATACCTGAAGGAGGAGCAACTTCTCGGCAGATTCGGTCTACTAAGTGGCCAGTCATGCACGCTTGGAtcatgagaaaaagaaaaagaaaagacttGGGGCATCGCTAAATCCATAGGTTGTAGTCCTTTGATTGGTCTAGTCCGCAATCACATGACAGATTGAGCCTACTCACGAATTACTTTGATACAAACATGCTTAAGAGTGAGTCTTTATAACACGCGCCAACTTTTCATTCGCTTGTAATATTACGCAAATCATATAAGCATTATACCAAAGACCTACTTCTAGCTTCTCATCCACCTAATGTTCAGGTGGGTAAATTGGGAATCTGCATGGACCTGGAACTGCTAAATGGTTTAGGACTAAGAAAACTGTTACAGAGAAAATCTAATTGGATGCAAGAGAGTGTAGCTATTCATTCACCAAGCAGAATTTAACTACCATGTAAGCTAAATATACTAGCAATTATTTCCCAAATAATGTAAAGAGGTATTTAGAATGAAAACAAATTCAGTTCAGGTCCAGTTACAGAACCAAGGAGGAGGACAGAAGAGAGTTGCGGCTACTGAAACCAAGTAAAATGGGACATTTGTTGCagaaaaaaactataattgGACTACTCATGAGTCCACATCGAGATCCACATACATCTCTGTATCTTTCagattaagtaattaattactacttttttttttaccaactaATTCCACCACCTTATTcctataataattataaaaataattaattaatcatcaaaATAACCAGTACCCATGAAATCAACTGGGGTTCGCCCCCAAATCGCAAATTAAACCAAAACCCATCATCAAAatccaatttttcttctttttttttttcttttttttttttctttcatcagATCTTGTGACTGCcctaaaagtttttaaaaaaacttaaaactaaGAAATGAAAAGCGCAATCATTTCAATAGAACAGGGataaattagagagagagagagagagatgcgttACCTCGATCGGGGAGAGATCCCTCTGGGAGAACATGTCCTGGGACTCGGGGAGGAGCAAGCCGGTGTTGGGGTCGCGGACGTAGCGCGCCATGTGCTTGCAGGCGTGGGTGTCGCGGAGGCAGGCGCTGATGCGGGCCCAGTAGCCGGGGTCGGAAACCCGATCGCGGAGCCATCCGGAGTAGTCGGAGAGCTGGTACTCGAGGAAGGCGCGGTTGAGGACGACCTGGCCGTGGCCGCGGTCGGTGACGGCGAAGGCGAAGATGACGAAGAACACGAGGGCGGCGACGATGAGGAACATGGCGAAGAGGTAGAGGCGGAGCAGCCACGTGAGGCGGTAGCAGGCCCCCGCGAAGCCCGCGAGCGACACCACCATGAGCGCCACGCCGATGGCCAGGAGCGGCCACTGCAGGAAGCGTAGGCACTCCGTCGTCGCCGCGCGGGTGCTCAGCCATATCGCCCCGCCCAGGATCGGGATCGACACCAGGAACGTCA from Ananas comosus cultivar F153 linkage group 18, ASM154086v1, whole genome shotgun sequence encodes:
- the LOC109723993 gene encoding phosphatidylinositol transfer protein 1-like isoform X1, with the protein product MVQIKEFRIVMPMTVEEYGMGLTYTVMKMEQQNTNSKEGVEILQNSPFEDQMLGKGQYTSKVYHLQSKIPPWLKTFAPLSALTVEEESWSAYPKSKTVIKCPFFTKCSLTIETVNKADNGCSENVHGLNKEQLAAREVEIIDIASVSKDYWSKVIGANNVDLTTFKSERTGRGPLLKGWMDSCQPVMTTYKLVMMDAPIWGIRDRLEECLITGERALFLACHKLCFAWIDEWYGMTKEQLCELERQKDSLLKKRFQKSSKVGSKRDKRKTAQDNTAMVESCK
- the LOC109723993 gene encoding cytoplasmic phosphatidylinositol transfer protein 1-like isoform X2, which translates into the protein MPMTVEEYGMGLTYTVMKMEQQNTNSKEGVEILQNSPFEDQMLGKGQYTSKVYHLQSKIPPWLKTFAPLSALTVEEESWSAYPKSKTVIKCPFFTKCSLTIETVNKADNGCSENVHGLNKEQLAAREVEIIDIASVSKDYWSKVIGANNVDLTTFKSERTGRGPLLKGWMDSCQPVMTTYKLVMMDAPIWGIRDRLEECLITGERALFLACHKLCFAWIDEWYGMTKEQLCELERQKDSLLKKRFQKSSKVGSKRDKRKTAQDNTAMVESCK
- the LOC109723992 gene encoding tetraspanin-3-like, whose protein sequence is MARVANGLIGVVNFVTFLVSIPILGGAIWLSTRAATTECLRFLQWPLLAIGVALMVVSLAGFAGACYRLTWLLRLYLFAMFLIVAALVFFVIFAFAVTDRGHGQVVLNRAFLEYQLSDYSGWLRDRVSDPGYWARISACLRDTHACKHMARYVRDPNTGLLLPESQDMFSQRDLSPIESGCCKPPTSCGYTYVNETLWNAGAGMVVTDPDCVRWSNDQQVLCFQCDSCRAGVLATIRHSWRKVSVINIVVLIIIVIFYVVGCAAYRNAKMVENDESFGMARMTKAQPSRFQF